In the genome of Plasmodium malariae genome assembly, contig: PmUG01_00_46, whole genome shotgun sequence, one region contains:
- the PmUG01_00075300 gene encoding fam-l protein — QPLTLSEVEDNLNITAEADTKKSIDFILNIL, encoded by the coding sequence CAACCATTAACACTTTCAGAGGTAgaagataatttaaatataacagCGGAAGCTGATACAAAAAAGAGTATTGATTTCatcttaaatattttatag